The genomic segment CGAACAGATCGAAGCGACCGCCAAAGCGGTCGCCGCGCTCGGTGCGAACGTGTTGCGTGGCGGCGCGTTCAAACCCCGTACGTCGCCGTACGCATTCCAGGGGCTCGGCAAAGACGGACTCGCGTTGATGCGCGCCGCCGCCGATCGCAACGGGCTAGCGGTGGTCACCGAGGTGCTCGATCCGCGCGACGTCGAGCTGGTGGCGGGCTATGCCGACATGCTGCAGATCGGCGCGCGCAACATGCAAAACTTCAGCTTGCTTCGCGAAGTGGGCGAGAGCGGGCGGCCGGTGCTGCTCAAACGCGGACTCTCGGCGACCGTGGACGAGTGGCTCATGGCGGCCGAATATCTGCTGCTAGCGGGTAACGATCGGGTCGTCATGTGCGAGCGCGGCGTGCGCTCGTTCGACTCGGCAACGCGCAACGTCCTAGACTTGGCCGTCGTGCCGCTGCTGCGCGCACTCACGCATCTGCCCGTGGTGGTCGATCCGTCCCATGGAACCGGCATCGCGCGTCTGGTGGCGCCCATGGCGCTCGCCGCCGTTGCGGCCGGCGCCGACGGGCTGGTGGTGGAAGTCCATCCGGATCCCGCGAACGCCGCCTCGGACGGGCCTCAATCGCTGACCTTCCAGGAATTCGGGACGCTGATGGCCGACCTTCCGGCGATCGCCCAAGCGGTCGGACGGCGGCTTCCGGTCGCCTCGCTTGCCGTCTAACCAAAACAAGTAACTCCCCGCTGCTGCCGCGAACGGGACTAATCCCGTTTCAAGTACGTTTATCGGTGGTACAACCGAGGCGCTCGAACCGTCCGGTTACCGCCTTCTTTTTTCCTAAAAAAAGAACCACCGCAAGAGGTAGCAATTACACGATGAATCACGTCACACGATTGGCCGCCGCGGCCAGCGCGTTCGCTTTCGCCGCCGCGCTCGCCGTGCCGGCTTCGGCGCAGTACGCCAACCAGTACACGCCGCCGAAGTTGCTTAGCACCGGGAGCACCTCGCACGGCATCGCCGGCTCGGGCACCGTAGTCGTTCAGGTCCAGGTCAACGCCGACGGCAGCCACAAGGTGATCCGCGTGCTGCATTCCACCAATTCGGGCGATAACGCCGCCGCGATGGATATTGCAAGCCATTCGACGTACCGCGTGGGTACCCGCGGCAAGGCGAAAGTGACGGCGTTTTACGACTTTACGCTGCGCTTTAAGGGAAAATCGGTCGCGTCGAGCGATAGCGGCTCGTCGGGCTCGGGCCCGACGGTGCAGATCGCGCGGATGATTCGCGCCGGCAACTATGCGGGAGCGAAGGCGCAAGCGACGTCGTACCTGGCAACCAATCCAAGCGACGCCATCGCCGCTCAGGAACTGGGCACCGCCGAATACTTCCTCAACGACTATGCTTCGTCGGCGGCGGCATTTGCCAAGGCCAGCTCGATCCGGTCGGAATACAAAGGCGTCGCGGCGCATGCCTACGCGGCAGCGGCGGTCGCCCTGCAGCAGAGCAACCCCGCGCAAGCGCTCGCCTATGCGAAGTCGGCTGCGGCCCTCGAGGCCAGCGCCAACTCGTACTACGCCCTGGGGTCGGCCGAACTTGCCGGCAAAAACTATCCGGCAGCGGTAGCCGATTTAAAGAAGGCTCGCGACCTCGCATTCGCCGATCGCAAGACCGACACGAAAGCGAAAGTCAATCTCGATGCGGCGCTGCTGACCGCGTACGTTGATAACAACGATCAGACCGCCGCCAAGGCCACCGCCGCCGAGATCAAGCGGCTCGATCCAACGTCAACGATCGCCGACCGGATGGAGGGCAACTCCGAGCTAGCCGCGGCGCAGGCCGCCGCTAAAGCCGGGAACCACGATCAAGCGGTAACGCTGTACGAAGGCATCGCGCAGAAGACGAGCGACCGCCAGGTGCAAGTCACAGCCTATACCTCCGCCGCGTTTGAAGAGAGCCTGGCGACCAAGCCCGATTACGCAAAGATGAAGAGCCTCGCCGATAAAGCGGTGGCGCTGAGTCCGAACGATCCGCAAGTGAATTTTGCGGAAGGGGTCGCACTCGCCGGTCAATACATCACCGGCGGCAACAAAGACGCGAATCTCAAGGCCCAGGCTATGACGACGCTCAACAAGGCGGATTCGCTTGCAAAGGCGGCGGGGAGCACGGCGCTCGCACTCAACATCGAGAACTTCATTAAGAACACGTTCAAATAATCGAGAACACGTTCAAACTGGATAGAAACCCGCACGATTTTCTACCAGGACTTTCCGTGGAGGTGGGCCAAAAGACGGCCTTCACGGGACGGGGGGCTTCCCCCCATAGTTTCTTACTGTCCAACCAAGCTAATGCACAGCGTTCCCGTCAACGGGAGGGGTCGAAAGAATAGTGGGAGTTTTCAGCGGTTTCATTTCACTGATGGACAAGGGCGGCTTTGCCATGTACCTCTTGCTCATCTGCTCGATCGTCGCAATCGCGATCGTGATCGAGCGCCTCGTGTTCTTCTCAACGCAACATGGCGACACGAAGGGCCTCCTTCGCCAGCTCGGTCAACGCATCGCTGCCGACGACGTGGACGGCGCCATCAAGGTTTGCCGTCAAAACAAAGGCATGCTGCCGCGGATCCTCGAGTTCGGTCTTCTTCGTGGTGAGAAGAATCGCGCCGACATCACCGACGCGCTCTCGATCGCTCTTATGGAGCATCTCAACGCCCTCGAGCGCAACCTCGGCGTTATCGGTACGATCGCGGTTATCGCCCCGTTCGTCGGGCTCTCCGGTACCGTGCTCGGTATTATCAAGGCCTTCAACGATATCGCCCTCAAGGGCAACTCGTCTCCGGCCGTCGTGGCCGCGGGCGTTTCGGAAGCGTTGATCACGACCTTCGCCGGCCTGATCGTCGCCATCGTTTCGGTTATTTTCTTCAACTATTTCAAGACGCGCATCAAAGCGTACAACCAAGAGATGATCGTTGCGGCGAATCAACTCGCCGAGATGCTGCACTTCCACAACACGGGCGCGCCGATTCCGACCGAGCTCTATCAGCCCGTCGGTACCAAAGCAGCTTCTGCACCGGCTGCGAAGTAAAGCAGCAGTAGGAGAAGTCCGTGAGTCTCCTGTCGTCGCAGCAAGACCAAGAGGTCATGGCAGAGATCAACATCACGCCGTTCACCGACGTGTTGCTGGTATTGCTCATTATCTTCATCATCCTCGCAGCGATTCAAACGCCGCCCGGATTCGAAAAAGAGCTGCCGAACAACAATAACAACCCGAATACCATTCAGCCGAAGAACAAGACCGACATCGAGGTCGACGTCAACAATCGCGGCAAGATTCTGGTCGATGGCGTGGTGGCCGATCAGCAGAGCGTGTATAGCGTCATGGCTCAAGCGAAGGCCAAAAAAGGCAATAAGCACGTTTCTATCGTTGCCGATGCGAAGGCGCCGTACGGAATCATCATTCGGGTCCTCGATGCTGCGAAACAAGCCGGGCTCGACGATGTCGGGTTCGTCACGTCATAAGGTGGAGGTTCAGTAACTCGTGGCCGTTTCAACCGGTCAAGGCGAAGAAGAGGTCATGTCGACCATCAATATCACGCCCTTCACGGACGTGCTGCTGGTCCTGCTGATCATCTTCATCATCCTTGCCTCAGTTACGAAAGAGCCGAAACTTCCGCTGGCATATAACCGCGAGAAGGTTCAGCCGTCGCAGATCGTCGTGATCATCGATGCCAAGGACAACATTCAAATTGGCTCGACGTTGGTAACTATCCAACAGGCGAAGGACACGTTCCAATCGCTTCAGGATAATACCGGCCATAAGTTTAGGAGCGTCATCATTAAAGCCGATCCGGCCGCCAACTACGGCACGGTTCTTCAGGTGATGGACGCGGCGAAGTCAACGGACCTCATCGACTTCGGCTTGGCGAACAAAATCGAGGGAAGCAAGACCTAAACGATGGCAGAAAATAAGAACGACTCGCCCTATCTAACGACGGGCGAACGGGTCCGCAATTTCCTCGGCTGGGCATTTTTGATCTCGCTCGCGATCCACTTCATCGTGGCACCGTTTCTTCCGAATTTGCAGAAGAGCCACGAAGACAATACGACCGAGAAAGTCTCGGTCACGAAGAAGATCAAGGTGAAGGTCCCGACGCCCCCGCCGCCATCGCCGACGCCGCCGCCGACGCCGACGCCGCCGCCTCAGGCGACGCCGCCGCCGCACCAGCAGCAGAAGGCGCCCCCCAAGCTCAAGCTCAACGTGCCGAAGACGACGAGCAAGAACTCATCGTCGGCAAACAGCCAGCCCAAGTACGTTCCCCCGCCGGTCGGTTCGCAGAACGGCGTTCCGAACGGTCAAGGTACGAATCCGCCGGCAACTCCGGTGCCGCAACCGGTCGTGACGGCGAAGCCCGCGTGCAAAGTACCGTTTCAAGACGCGACGGTGACCAACGAAGTCCCGCCTGAGTATCCCGACAGCGCGCGATCGCTCGGTCTCGGAACGGTGACGGTGCTCGTTAAAGTTGCAGTCGGCCCGAGCGGCTCGCTGCAAAACGCAACGGTCTACCAAAGTTCGAACAATTTGGCGATCGATCAATCCGCGCTCTCCGCCGCACGCCAATCGACGTACGCGCCGAAGATCGTGAATTGCCAGCCGACCTCCGGAGACTATCTCTTCCGCGCCCAATTCGACCCCAGCAATTAAGGGCTAGCGCGAGCCCGGCACGAGACGCTCCCGGAAGGGGGCGTCTTTTGTTTTTTGTAAGCTGTGATGGGCCATGCAAATGACGCGAATGCGCCGCGTGCTGCTGATCGCGTTTGCGATCTCGCTGCTCGTCCATCTGGTCGTCGCGTATTTCTTGCGATTCACGCTCAATCCGCGCAACGACCGGCCCGAGGCCGTCTCGGTCGAACGAACGGTCGTGACGATCGTGCGGGCCACTCCGCGCGCAATCGCTCGGCTTCGCCCCACGCCGCACCCGATCTCTGCGCCGCCGCCCGCAAAGCGTTCCACGCAGAAGGTTCGTCCGCACCCGGTGCTCTCGGCCGCTCCGGGGAAAGGCGCGTCCTCGGGATCTGCGGGCAACGGTCCGAAGTCAGGCGGCGCGCGCCCGTCACGGCCGGCACCATCGGCGCCGCCCTCGGCCGTGCCGAGCCCCGCCGCCGGCTGCCCGCGCCCCGAGGCCTCTCCCGCAGTGCTGGTGCCGCCGGAGCCGCCGGATATCGCGCCGCAGGTACGCGCCGCCGGCGCCGGCGGCATCGCGGCGATCGATGTGAAGCTCGATTCGAAGGGGAGTGTTTTGGCGGCGACCGTCTCGCACAGCACGGGGAACGGCGATCTCGATGCGGTCGCCGTTTCGATGGCGCGCGGCGCCACCTACGCGCCGGGATACGTCGCCTGCAGGGCGGTCGCGGGCGACTACATCTTCAGCGTGAAATTCATCGCCTGGTAGGTGGGTTCTAAAGAACGCCCATATCGCGCAAAAGCCGCAGCGTATCGATGTAGCGAAGCAAGTCGCCGTGCGTACGCTCGTCCACATCGACGAAGGCAACGCCGGTGCGGTAGCGTTGGAGGAGCGGGTCGAAGCGCGACCAGCGAACCATACCGTGCACGCGTATGACGGGACGCGTGTCGCCCCGCAGTTCGAGCTGAACCTCGATGGGCGCGTCTCTGAGTAACTCGGCATTGGTGATCATGGCCATGCCGCCCAGAGCGATGTCGTACGTTTCTGTAAACTCGGGCGCAAACTCTTCGGAGATGCTGTACGAAACCAACAGCGTATCGCCGACGCGCTCGAATTCGCGCTTGTGACCGTACTGCGAATCCACACTCGTCGCCTTAGGCCGCTCCAAGGAGCAATCCTTCCGGCGCCGTAACCTCGGTGCGTGACTTTTGCCCAAGCCCTACTACTCGCGCTCCTCCAAGGGGTGAGCGAACTCTTCCCCGTCAGTAGCCTCGGGCACACGATTCTCGTTCCGGCGCTCTTGCATTGGAACAACATCGATCGGGCCGACCCAACGTTTCTAGCATTCGTCGTGGTGCTCCATCTGGGCACGGCCATCGCGCTCGTCCTCTTTTACTGGCGCGACTGGGTGGCACTCGTTGGAGCCGTGATTCGCAGCGTGGTGCGTGGCAAACTCAGCAACGATCGCGACGAGCGAATCGGCTGGCTGCTCGTCATCGCGACGATCCCGGTTGGATTGCTCGGGCTGCTCTTCCAGGAGAAGGTACAGGGGCTCTTCGCGACCGTTATGCCCGCCGCGATCTTCCTGATCGTCAACGGCGTCATCATGTTCTTCGGTGAGGCGCTGCGAAAACGCCAGCATGCAAACAGCGAGCGGTCGTACAAGCGCCTGGAGCAGATTTCGTGGCCCCAGAGCGTCTTCGTTGGCTTCGCGCAATCGCTCGCGCTCTTTCCCGGCATCTCGCGATCCGGTGCGTCGATCGTGGGCGGCTTGCTTATCGATCTCGACCACGAAGATGCGGCGAAATACTCGTTCCTGCTGGCCACCCCGGTGATTCTCGCGGCCTCGCTACTGAAGATCCCCGAGTTGTTCGGACCAGGCGCGCACGTCGTGTTGGTCCAAGCTATCGTAGGCGGCGTCGTCGCCGGCATCGCGGCGTACTTCTCGGTCGCGTTCCTTACCCGGTATTTTCGCTCGAACGATCTGCGCCCGTTCGGCTGGTATTGCGTCCTGTTCGGCGCGCTTTGCTTCGTCCTCGCACGTATGGGGGTTATCCATTGAAAAATCTCGCTCTCGGTCTCGCGATTCTCTTCGTCATCCTCGCTATTTTGACGGCCACCGGCATCGCGTCGTTTTTCCCGGCGATCGGCCTCAACGGGCATCCGCACATGAAACACACCATCATGTACGTCATTCTCGCGGTGTTGTGCTTCATCTGGATGCGTTTCGCCGCCAACGCATCGCCCGCGCGCTAGGAAGCGGCGCCGCATCATGAACGATATTATCGAACTCTTGCGCCTGCCGTCGCCGGCGCCGCGTCCCCAAGCGTTAGCGTACGACGGTCAGTCGCTCTGGATGGGGTCGCTCGGAACGAGCCGGCTCTACGCGATCGACACGACGCATTGGACCGTGCGCGAAGAGGCCGCGGCGCCCGGACTGCCCTACGGCGCGACGGTCGTGGGCGACGAACTGCGCGTGCTCTTGAGCGAAGGCGCCGACGATCGTCGCGTGATCCGCCGCTTCGTTCCCGGTCACGGCTTTCGCGATGACGATGCGATCGATTGTCCCGACGATACCGGTTCGCAACTCGGTTACGACGGCGATCGCCTCTACGTGAGCCAGTGGTACAACAAGAAAGTGATCTCGTTAGGCGATCGTGGCGAAGTCGGCACCGTCATCGACGTTCCGCGCGGCATCTGCGGACAGGTCGTCGTCGACGGCTGCTTTTACCTGGTAACGACCGATGACGAAGAGTCGAACGAATACTTTCTCACGCACGTCGACGCGCGTAACGGCGCTCCAAAAATCAAGGACGTCGCGCGAATCGGTTTTGCCGCTCGGGCACTCGCCTTCGACGGCGAGCGGTTTTGGACCAACCATCGCGAGCGGCACGAAACGGTCGCGTTCAAGCTCGCTTAAAGCGTACCGATCGCGTACATTTCCTGCGGGTCCGGGGCGACGATCTCGATCTTCCGGCCCGCGGTACGTAATTGCGGCTCCATTTCGGCGAGCCGCTTTTCGTTGGTTTGGATGATGACGACCCGGTAGTCGTTGGCACTTGCCAGAACGCTCGTGAGCGCGCGCGCGTATGCGGCCTCATCGGCGCTGCTGCGGCCGAAAAGCGAATCGCGGTACGTGTGCTCGATGTTGAAGTACGGGTTACCCTGCCACCAGGCTTCCCACATCCAAATGCGTGCGTCGGCGCTGCGAAACGCATTGCGTGCGGGTGGCGAAAGGAAGAGTGCGTCGGCCCTCTGCGCGGCGATCGTGCTTAAGACGTCGGCTTGGCGCACGGTGTTGCGCTGGCGATTGCTCGTTACCCACTTTTCCGTCTGGCGAATGTACGACCAAGCGAGTTCGCTCGGCGGAACGTCTGCCATATCGTCGGGATATTGCGCCTTTTGCAGCCAGTAGCAGAGGACGAACCACAACCCGAGAATCGCAAGCCCCGTCTGTCCGTCGCTGCGCAAGTTGCGAACGTTATCTTGCCAGACGCCCAGATAGATACACTGTTCCTCGGTGAAGAAGACGCCTTCCCAAGCCTTGAACATGTCGACCGAGTAGATGCGCCCGGGCAGCATCTCGACGATCTCGGCGACCTCACTATCGCGTAGGATCGTGAAATCGTTGGCGATGAGACCCTCGCCCGCGCGGACGAACCATTCGACCAAATCTCCGCCGTGCACGGCGACGTCGTGGCGCTTGAGATAATTCAGATGCGTCGGCACGCCCATGAACGGGTCGACGAGGCTGCGGCAGTCGAAGCGCTCGAGCAACTCGTGCAGCCGCGACGCGGTGATGCGTCGCGTGCGTTCGTGAAGTTCGATCACGCGCGCACCCGCACGCACTTCGCGAGCGCGCGAATCACGACCGGGTCGAACTGCGTGCCGGCCGCGGTCTCCAGCGCTTCGATCGGCGATTGTTTGGCGCTTCCGGCACGGCTGCGCGCGCGTTCGGCGAGTTCGTCGTACGCGATGCACGCGGCTACTATCTGGGCGGTTACCGGAATCGCCTCGTGTCGCAGTGCGTCGGGACGGCCCGTGCCATCGTACCATTCTCCGATCGCGCGCAGTTGCGGTGCGAGGGCATGCAGTAACGGCGATCCGGCGATCACTTCGGCGGCGGCGACGGCGTTCGCGGCGCGCGGCGCGATCCCGAGCCGTGCCAGCGGGTCGAAACGGCGCGCATCGCTTCCCTGCTCGGCGATTTCACCGATGCCGAAGAGCATGGCCATCGGTTCCACCGTTCCGTTCGCGTTCTCGGCCGGCTGCGCGAGCGCGCCGGCCACGGCGACGGCGAGAGCGCCCACGCGCCGCCAGCGATTCGGCGTGCCGTTGTGTTCGTCCACGCGATCGGCGAGCAGTTCGAACGTGCGACGCTCCTTCATTGCATCGCGGCGCAACGAATCGGCCGGCGCCGGCCGCGGCGCGATCTCACCGCCGTAGGTGTGAAACCAGCGCACGAAAACGCGCGCCCGTTCGGGCGAGAACCCCCGGCCGCTCGATGCGACCATCGCCGCGAGCGTCTCTTCCGGCTCGTTGCGCGAGGTCGCGTACGCGATCGCGACGTGCAAGGTTTGCGCGGCCGCCGGTATTCCGAGCCACCGCAGCTGATCTGGGAACCCGGTGCCGTCCCAACATTCGGCTTGCCAGCGAACGAAATCGGCGGTTCGATCCGGGAGCACGCCGATGGTTTCGATGAGGCGGGCGCCCTGCGCCGGAATATCCCAGCGTGCCGTCATGGCCTCGCGCTCCGGCAAGCGGTCGCCCGAGCGCAGCGCCGCATTGCCCAACGCTCCGAGATTGCGCAAGATTGCAGCCCAATAGAGCGCGTCGCATTCCGGGCTCGAGAAGTTGTCGAGCTCGGCGAGCGCGCCGGCGAGCGAGGCGATCTGCGTTCCGGCGTCGGGCGGCTCGCCGGCGGCGGCGTCGGCGACCGCGCCAAAAAGCTCCAGCAATCCCGCTAGGGCCCCGGGGTCTGGGCTCGAATTGGCGCCTTGAGCTGGTAACAGCGACATATCTCCTTCGCCCGTTTTCCTATGAGCGTGCCGAAACCCTCACATATTACTGCCGATGGCAGCGTTTCCATGGTCGACGTCTCAGGCAAAGCCATCGCGTCGCGGACGGCTCGCGCCGCCGCGCGCGTTCGGATGCCTCACGCGGCGGCGCAGGCATTGCGCGATGCGACGCTCGCCAAGGGAGATGCATTCGTAACGGCTCAGCTCGCCGGCATTATGGCGGCGAAGCAGACCGGCTCGCTGATCCCGCTCGCACACCCGTTGCCGCTCGCCCAAGTCGAGGTTCGCTTTTCCTGGGAGGGCGACGTTCTCGCGATCGAAGCGTCGGCGCGCACGGCCGCGCAGACGGGCGTCGAGATGGAAGCTCTGGTCGCCGCATCGATCGCGGCCCTCACGATTTACGATATGACGAAGGCCGTCGATAAGGGGATCGTCATCGAGTCGGTGCGGCTGCTGGAAAAGACCGGCGGCAAAAGCGGACGGTGGCTCGCGGACGATGATCTCGATGCGTCGTAGGGTCGCGTTCATCGTGCTCTCCGATCGCGCCGCAGCGGGCGAACGCGCCGACGGATGCATTCCCGTCCTGCGCGAGCGGCTGCACGATCTCTACGAGATCGTCCGCGAGGTCGTCATCGGCGACGACGCGAGCGCGCTGCAGGCCGAACTGATCGACTTGAGCGATCGCAGCATCGCGGATCTGATCTTGACGAGCGGCGGAACCGGGCTCGCCGCGCGCGATCGCACGCCGCAGGCGACGCTCGCGATCCTCGATTACGAAGTGCCCGGCATCGCGGAGGCGATTCGCGCCGCATCGATTCCGATCGTCGCTACCGCGATGCTTTCGCGAGCCGTTGCGGGCGTGCGCCATCGGACGCTGATCGTGAATCTTCCGGGCAGCCCGAAAGCGGTCGGCGAGGCGCTCGATATCGCGGCGGCGGTCTTTCCGCACGCGCTCGAATTGCTCGCCGGCGAGGTTACGGACGGATGAACTTCGCTCAAGCGCAGTCGTATCTTACCGGCACGATCAACGAAACGGTCTCCCGCCGCGAACCGTATCGTCTCGATCGCATGCGCGCGCTGTTGCGCGAACTCGATAATCCGCAGGACAAGTATCCGACGATCCACGTCGGCGGCACGAGCGGAAAAGGTTCCACCGCGACGATGATCTCGGCCGCGCTCTCCGCTTCCGGCAAACGAACGGGCTTGCACACCAAACCGCATCTGCGCTCGATGGTCGAGCGCGCGCGGGTGGACGGCGTCAACGTGAGCGAGGAGCGTTTTGCGGAACTGCTCGTCGAGATGATGCCGGCGATCGAACGGACCGTCGCGGCCTTGCGCCGTCCCTCCTATTACGAAACGCTCCTGGCGCTTGCGTTTCTCCACTTCGTTCGGGAGTCGGTCGATCTGGCGGTGATCGAAGTCGGCATCGGCGGGAAGCTCGACGGCACCAACGTGATCGTCCCCGAGGTGAGCGTCATCACCAACATCGGTCTCGATCACACCGAAATTCTGGGCGACACGCTCGAAGCGATCGCGAGTGATAAAGCCGGAATCGCAAAACCCGGAGTACCACTCGTCTCCGCGGTCGAGGATCCCGGCGCGCGCCGCGTGATCGAAGCGCAGTGCGCGCTCGTCGGCGCGCCGTTCGTTTCGGTCCTCGATACCACGCGAACGGTCCGTCGTGCGTCAAGCCAGACCCGTCAAGACTTTACCGTAACGACGCCGCGCGCGGAGTACGCGATCTCCTTGCCGCTTTTGGGCACGTTCCAGGAACGCAACGCCGCCGCCGCCATACTCGCGCTCGAAGCGCTTCCCGCTCACCTGCGGCCGGACAAAGCCGCAATCGAGAACGGTCTCGCGCGGATGGTGCTGCCCGGGCGCATGGAGTATTTCCCCGCTCGCCCGGCCGTGATCTTCGACGTCGCGCACAATCCCGACAAGGCGGCGCATCTGGTCGCGTCGCTGCGCGCGCAGTTCCCCGATCGCCGCTATACGTTCGTGCTGGCCGTTGCCGACACGAAGGACGCCCACGAAATTCTGCGTGCGTTCGTAGACGTGCCGGCCTCGTTTATCTTTACGTCGTTCGACACGCCCGGACGCGCGGCGACGAAGCCGGCGCGCCTAGCCAGCATCGCCGAGGATCTCGGGATCTGGGGGCGCGCGATTCTCGACCCGGTCGAGGCGCTCTCGATCGCCATGCGCAACGCCGGCGCCGACGACATCGTGGTCGTGACCGGATCGACGTTCGTGGTCGCCGAGCTGCGCGAGTGGTGGCTCGAACATGTCGCGGCCCACGTACCGTCCACGTTACCATGAATCGAACCTCGCGCGGCGCCTTGCGCGTTCGCGGTCGCGAACTGCCGTGGGGAGCGCGAACGTACGTGATGGGCGTCGTCAACGTGACGCCGGATTCGTTTTCGGGCGACGGGCGCGTGCGATCCGAGAGTGCGGTAGCGCACGCGCTCGAACAGGCAAAGCGTTCCAGCGATATCCTCGACATCGGCGCGGAGTCCACGCGCCCAGGGTACCGGCAGATCGATGAAGTCACCGAGATCGCGCGGCTCATTCCGGTGCTGCGCGGCGTACGCGAGCGACTGCCCGCGGCGATCATCTCGGCCGACACCTATAAGCCGGCGGTGTGGTCGGCGGCGCACGCGGCCGGAGCCGACGTGCTCAATTCGGTCTGGGGCCTACCCGACGCGTTGCTGGAAGCCGCCGTCGCAAGCGCGGTTCCGGTCATCGTCATGCACAACCAACCCGACTCGCACTACGACGGCGACGTCGTCGATGCCGTGCTCGCGTTCTTGGACGACGCCGCGCGGCGCGCGGTGCGCGCCGGGATTCCGCCCGATCACGTCGTGCTCGATCCCGGAATCGGATTCGGCAAGACGCCCGATCACAACATCGCCGTGCTGCGCGCTCTCGATCGAATCGTAGCGCTCGGCTTTCCCACGCTGCTCGCGACCTCGCGCAAGTCGACAATCGGCAGGCTCACCGGCCGCGACGCGCACGAACGCACGTACGGTACTGCGGCGACGGTTGCACTCGGTATCGCGGCGGGCGTGGATATCGTGCGCGTTCACGACGTCGCGCAGATGCGCGACGTCGTCTCGGTAAGCGACGCGATCGAACGCGGATGGAGGCCGGCGGAATGGATCGGATAACGATGCGCGGCATCCGGGCGAGCGGGCGGCACGGAGCCAATCCCGGCGAACGCGATCGCGAACAACCTTTCGAGATCGATCTGGCAGTCGATATCGATTTGCAGGCCGCCGA from the Candidatus Baltobacteraceae bacterium genome contains:
- the aroF gene encoding 3-deoxy-7-phosphoheptulonate synthase, giving the protein MERLTALTDAHKLVRRDARAVPSSVRLPNGATFGGDRLAICAGPCSVESFEQIEATAKAVAALGANVLRGGAFKPRTSPYAFQGLGKDGLALMRAAADRNGLAVVTEVLDPRDVELVAGYADMLQIGARNMQNFSLLREVGESGRPVLLKRGLSATVDEWLMAAEYLLLAGNDRVVMCERGVRSFDSATRNVLDLAVVPLLRALTHLPVVVDPSHGTGIARLVAPMALAAVAAGADGLVVEVHPDPANAASDGPQSLTFQEFGTLMADLPAIAQAVGRRLPVASLAV
- a CDS encoding MotA/TolQ/ExbB proton channel family protein; protein product: MGVFSGFISLMDKGGFAMYLLLICSIVAIAIVIERLVFFSTQHGDTKGLLRQLGQRIAADDVDGAIKVCRQNKGMLPRILEFGLLRGEKNRADITDALSIALMEHLNALERNLGVIGTIAVIAPFVGLSGTVLGIIKAFNDIALKGNSSPAVVAAGVSEALITTFAGLIVAIVSVIFFNYFKTRIKAYNQEMIVAANQLAEMLHFHNTGAPIPTELYQPVGTKAASAPAAK
- a CDS encoding biopolymer transporter ExbD; translation: MSLLSSQQDQEVMAEINITPFTDVLLVLLIIFIILAAIQTPPGFEKELPNNNNNPNTIQPKNKTDIEVDVNNRGKILVDGVVADQQSVYSVMAQAKAKKGNKHVSIVADAKAPYGIIIRVLDAAKQAGLDDVGFVTS
- a CDS encoding biopolymer transporter ExbD, encoding MAVSTGQGEEEVMSTINITPFTDVLLVLLIIFIILASVTKEPKLPLAYNREKVQPSQIVVIIDAKDNIQIGSTLVTIQQAKDTFQSLQDNTGHKFRSVIIKADPAANYGTVLQVMDAAKSTDLIDFGLANKIEGSKT
- a CDS encoding TonB family protein, which codes for MAENKNDSPYLTTGERVRNFLGWAFLISLAIHFIVAPFLPNLQKSHEDNTTEKVSVTKKIKVKVPTPPPPSPTPPPTPTPPPQATPPPHQQQKAPPKLKLNVPKTTSKNSSSANSQPKYVPPPVGSQNGVPNGQGTNPPATPVPQPVVTAKPACKVPFQDATVTNEVPPEYPDSARSLGLGTVTVLVKVAVGPSGSLQNATVYQSSNNLAIDQSALSAARQSTYAPKIVNCQPTSGDYLFRAQFDPSN
- a CDS encoding TonB family protein, with protein sequence MTRMRRVLLIAFAISLLVHLVVAYFLRFTLNPRNDRPEAVSVERTVVTIVRATPRAIARLRPTPHPISAPPPAKRSTQKVRPHPVLSAAPGKGASSGSAGNGPKSGGARPSRPAPSAPPSAVPSPAAGCPRPEASPAVLVPPEPPDIAPQVRAAGAGGIAAIDVKLDSKGSVLAATVSHSTGNGDLDAVAVSMARGATYAPGYVACRAVAGDYIFSVKFIAW
- a CDS encoding PilZ domain-containing protein, producing MERPKATSVDSQYGHKREFERVGDTLLVSYSISEEFAPEFTETYDIALGGMAMITNAELLRDAPIEVQLELRGDTRPVIRVHGMVRWSRFDPLLQRYRTGVAFVDVDERTHGDLLRYIDTLRLLRDMGVL
- a CDS encoding undecaprenyl-diphosphate phosphatase, with translation MTFAQALLLALLQGVSELFPVSSLGHTILVPALLHWNNIDRADPTFLAFVVVLHLGTAIALVLFYWRDWVALVGAVIRSVVRGKLSNDRDERIGWLLVIATIPVGLLGLLFQEKVQGLFATVMPAAIFLIVNGVIMFFGEALRKRQHANSERSYKRLEQISWPQSVFVGFAQSLALFPGISRSGASIVGGLLIDLDHEDAAKYSFLLATPVILAASLLKIPELFGPGAHVVLVQAIVGGVVAGIAAYFSVAFLTRYFRSNDLRPFGWYCVLFGALCFVLARMGVIH
- a CDS encoding HD domain-containing phosphohydrolase; this translates as MSLLPAQGANSSPDPGALAGLLELFGAVADAAAGEPPDAGTQIASLAGALAELDNFSSPECDALYWAAILRNLGALGNAALRSGDRLPEREAMTARWDIPAQGARLIETIGVLPDRTADFVRWQAECWDGTGFPDQLRWLGIPAAAQTLHVAIAYATSRNEPEETLAAMVASSGRGFSPERARVFVRWFHTYGGEIAPRPAPADSLRRDAMKERRTFELLADRVDEHNGTPNRWRRVGALAVAVAGALAQPAENANGTVEPMAMLFGIGEIAEQGSDARRFDPLARLGIAPRAANAVAAAEVIAGSPLLHALAPQLRAIGEWYDGTGRPDALRHEAIPVTAQIVAACIAYDELAERARSRAGSAKQSPIEALETAAGTQFDPVVIRALAKCVRVRA
- the moaC gene encoding cyclic pyranopterin monophosphate synthase MoaC, producing MPKPSHITADGSVSMVDVSGKAIASRTARAAARVRMPHAAAQALRDATLAKGDAFVTAQLAGIMAAKQTGSLIPLAHPLPLAQVEVRFSWEGDVLAIEASARTAAQTGVEMEALVAASIAALTIYDMTKAVDKGIVIESVRLLEKTGGKSGRWLADDDLDAS
- a CDS encoding MogA/MoaB family molybdenum cofactor biosynthesis protein, translating into MRRRVAFIVLSDRAAAGERADGCIPVLRERLHDLYEIVREVVIGDDASALQAELIDLSDRSIADLILTSGGTGLAARDRTPQATLAILDYEVPGIAEAIRAASIPIVATAMLSRAVAGVRHRTLIVNLPGSPKAVGEALDIAAAVFPHALELLAGEVTDG